One window of Quercus robur chromosome 5, dhQueRobu3.1, whole genome shotgun sequence genomic DNA carries:
- the LOC126725751 gene encoding disease resistance protein RUN1-like yields MASITSEIASSSLSTWEYDVFLSFRGEDTRNNFTDHLYAALDQKGIKTFRDNERLERGKPISTELLNAIEKSKFAIIVLSRNYASSSWCLDELVKMVECKEKTRLTVLPVFYGVDPSDVRKQTGSFAEAFAKHEDLIKNEEKLRSWRAALSQVANLSGWDARNKQESTIIKEIVREILGDLNSSYSYVHKDLVGIKSRVKEMEDLCLGMGLNDVRFIGIWGMGGVGKTTLARVLYDKIHSHFDGSNFLANVREKSGNGGLVALQKQLLSDVLFESNINILDAQQGINVIMNRLCCKRVLVILDDVDQLEQLEALVGKRSWFGQGSVIIMTTRDQHLLLRHEVTEKEIYKARLLNDDEALKLFSLKAFKQDYPSEGYELPSQKVIYYAQGLPLALEILGSFLVRRNLDAWESLLGRLQECPESKILDVLQISFDGLRRTEKKIFLDIACFFKGMTKDRVANILRTPHSRPDVDIDVLMEKSLITISNGTLWMHDLLQELGKEIVRCESPDEPGGRSRLWLKEDILHVLIDNAGTEKVEGIFLNSSPNKEDNVKVNFEAFSKMRNLRLLNIDNVHLPQGLSFLSSELRLMNWLGYPLKFMPTNFHPNKLVELIMPHSHIKQLWEGVWVVQS; encoded by the exons ATGGCTTCCATAACCTCTGAAAtagcttcttcttcattgtccacATGGGAGTATGATGTTTTTCTCAGTTTCAGAGGTGAGGACACCCGTAATAACTTCACAGACCATTTATATGCTGCCTTGGATCAAAAAGGAATTAAGACCTTTAGAGACAATGAAAGACTTGAGAGAGGAAAACCCATTTCCACGGAGCTCTTGAATGCTATAGAAAAGTCGAAGTTCGCAATCATTGTTCTATCAAGAAACTATGCGTCCTCGTCTTGGTGCTTAGATGAACTTGTAAAGATGGTTGAGTGCAAGGAAAAGACTAGGCTAACAGTGTTGCCTGTTTTTTATGGTGTGGATCCCTCTGATGTACGAAAACAAACGGGCAGTTTTGCAGAGGCCTTTGCTAAACATGAAGATCTTATCAAGAACGAAGAGAAGTTGCGATCATGGAGAGCTGCTTTGAGTCAAGTTGCCAATCTCTCTGGATGGGATGCACGAAATAA GCAAGAGTCAACAATCATCAAAGAGATCGTCAGAGAAATACTTGGTGACTTGAATTCTTCCTACTCGTATGTACACAAGGATCTAGTTGGAATAAAATCTCGTGTTAAGGAAATGGAGGATTTATGTTTAGGTATGGGGTTGAATGATGTTCGCTTCATAGGGATTTGGGGAATGGGTGGAGTTGGTAAAACAACTCTAGCACGAGTCCTTTATGACAAAATTCATTCTCATTTTGATGGCAGCAACTTTCTTGCAAATGTTAGAGAAAAAAGTGGAAACGGGGGATTAGTTGCTTTACAAAAACAACTTCTTTCTGATGTCTTGTTTGAAAGcaatattaatattttggaTGCTCAACAGGGAATCAATGTGATAATGAATAGATTATGTTGTAAAAGGGTTCTTGtaattcttgatgatgtggatcAACTTGAACAGTTAGAAGCATTAGTAGGCAAGCGGAGTTGGTTTGGTCAAGGGAGTGTGATCATTATGACAACTAGAGATCAACATCTATTACTCAGACATGAAGTGACTGAAAAGGAAATATACAAGGCTAGATTATTAAATGATGATGAAGCTCTAAAACTTTTTAGTCTAAAAGCTTTCAAGCAAGACTATCCTTCAGAAGGTTATGAGTTGCCATCTCAAAAGGTTATATATTATGCTCAAGGCCTTCCTCTAGCTCTCGAAATTTTAGGTTCCTTCCTAGTTCGTAGAAATCTAGATGCATGGGAAAGTCTCTTAGGTAGACTACAAGAATGTCctgaaagtaaaattttagaTGTGCTCCAAATAAGTTTTGATGGTCTAAGGAgaacagagaaaaaaatatttttagatattgCTTGTTTCTTCAAAGGAATGACTAAAGATCGTGTAGCAAACATACTACGAACTCCCCATAGTAGGCCAGATGTTGATATAGATGTTCTCATGGAAAAATCCCTTATAACCATCTCAAATGGAACATTgtggatgcatgatttgctaCAAGAATTGGGTAAGGAAATTGTTCGTTGTGAATCTCCTGACGAGCCTGGTGGACGCAGTAGGTTGTGGTTGAAGGAGGATATCCTTCATGTACTAATAGATAATGCA GGAACAGAAAAGGTTGAAGGCATCTTCCTCAACTCATCTCCAAACAAAGAGGATAATGTTAAAGTCAATTTTGAAGCCTTCTCAAAGATGAGAAACCTAAGATTGCTTAATATTGATAATGTGCACCTTCCTCAAGGCCTCAGTTTTCTTTCAAGTGAGTTACGTCTTATGAATTGGCTTGGATATCCTTTAAA